A window of the Lolium perenne isolate Kyuss_39 chromosome 7, Kyuss_2.0, whole genome shotgun sequence genome harbors these coding sequences:
- the LOC127312005 gene encoding uncharacterized protein — MASASASASAMPRTTQQLVDALTAHLSLYHASNPSPSTSSSPSPRAAILRWLATLPQPSRAAATTSLLSPAAAGALLSMLDRLRLRGHSSFFVLASPSPAEAPTVLSRLSRGLPARAAAASRAHELLFSRALLFASSPASPRPDAITLAEPLLADLDAFVAAMDEISGGSFLRSADAEVDLAALAAEDFPELPWLKAKGYYVIEEFVANWVEIALRMSWATAVAAGKKAARVGKGVKEKAGLASTAFWREKGYVDWWMRLEPRVRARITGAFFGKSAIALANEIGGGPDVASSGTSCLCIGESGSFGADSLYGSTRQSFFRKNQSGCTDVASILSCKKKPAFAKVLKRLLLLQEIVCLKSKITYCADDAIFLTSLMSAGTVADLILMRLRKLLMVVSTESINYELIGDGASNTPKKKDVEKTSGSSRKGKKKTSSSKKLVASSKTSKDNGSSSTESRNSRVVPKSNQRTPSVRGATIGPASEETPCKEIAPTPVVDQAIRLGDCNNQCNKKKNKRKGKAKLSDLMRTGNPAPGKLKAGGVHVSAEAMSPPRVPSHVKPSSNDNPQAADCSNSSSTYGGTEEKGVRSSKKLEDTLGSSIVVSSISTEHCQSAQKPDNFSMNEQGGSCTSLNESMVQRPLCSPSRSDNVLPGNPCRNSADSLVRTAQDKAGCDITQGVLHGLAPGVAAGYEKHVDHNSVVKTDKLLPSVIPANILQSALSDNGTVMKNGGSEYYAFNRNLLGGTSYEWPSVAPHFVSPEMQQRPAAADRLHLDVGYRWPTQFDQPFLPANHHQVRSSPIEAGCNPMLSSLSMPLSFDWPPVFRGYGKLTQNAALSYDPVFAPHMQSSAWPGFPAQLMQRGGICSEKDRKYFGDSDPRNASDVGDDAESYWCSEEESDGHAVSGRDINQYFGGGVMYWSPAELAGTGFSRPPSLSSDDSAWAWHEADVSRVVDDLAVGIPSTYSANGASSPPSTPFCSQNETSDPSPQPVCHARAGTDNNNETLHSPSSTQDSPEDKTTSAAKSPSCATEIVKGDTLPYAMLRPIVVPNISRRLSRSDFRGGHDHRSPCVSSARRDIPLVRRPPSPVVLSVPRVPRPPPPSPVGESRKRGFPIVRSGSSSPRHWGMRSLFPDDKIFNRAQYCLDGPEVVWPAWVNKGTTTGTLVQSIEDTVLQDHLVKISHLSHDQHPDVAVPLQPPDMSNGSSHKASLCLMHNALHEEIDQFCKQVAAGNLVTKPYINWAVKRVTRCLQVLWPRSRTNLFGSNATGLALPTSDVDLVVSLPPVRNLEPIKEAGILEGRNGIKETCLQHAARCLGNQDWVRSDSLKTIENTAIPVIMLVAQVPCDINMSSEYPSVLDSSQENPVNMLGEQGSPPRSDNSSSEGSNTLMSSKMHKDDCDVAQSIRLDISFKSPSHTGLQTTELVRELTQQFPAALPLALILKKFLADRSLDHPYSGGLSSYCLVLLITRFLQHEHHLGRPINQNLGSLLMDFLYFFGNVFDPRHMRISIQGSGIYLNRERGHSIDPIHIDDPLCPANNVGRNCFRIHQCIKAFADAFAVLENELLQFTAESDMPASSFSLLKKIIPSIDSSEL, encoded by the exons GTGCTCTCGCGCCTCTCCCGCGGCCtccccgcccgcgccgccgccgcctcccgcgcgcACGAGCTCCTCTTCTCCCGCGCCCTCCTCTTCGCCTCCTCCCCCGCCTCGCCGCGCCCCGACGCGATCACGCTCGCCGAGCCCCTCCTGGCCGACCTCGACGCCTTCGTCGCCGCCATGGACGAGATCTCCGGCGGGAGCTTCCTCCGCAGCGCCGACGCCGAGGTCGACCTCGCCGCGTTGGCGGCCGAGGACTTCCCCGAGCTGCCCTGGCTCAAGGCCAAGGGCTACTACGTCATCGAGGAGTTCGTCGCCAACTGGGTGGAGATCGCGCTAAGGATGTCGTGGGCCACGGCCGTGGCGGCCGGGAAGAAGGCGGCCAGGGTTGGGAAGGGCGTGAAGGAGAAAGCTGGGCTGGCGTCGACTGCCTTCTGGAGGGAGAAGGGGTATGTGGACTGGTGGATGAGGCTCGAGCCGCGGGTCAGAGCAAGGATCACAGGAGCCTTCTTCGGCAAGAGCGCCATAGCGCTG GCTAATGAGATTGGTGGAGGACCAGACGTTGCTTCTAGCGGCACATCCTGTTTATGCATAGGTGAATCTGGATCATTTGGTGCAGACAGTTTGTATGGAAGTACACGGCAGTCTTTTTTCAGAAAGAATCAATCTGGTTGCACCGATGTTGCAAGCATCCTGTCTTGTAAAAAGAAGCCTGCTTTTGCTAAAGTATTAAAAAGATTGCTACTGCTTCAGGAGATAGTGTGTTTAAAGAGCAAAATTACTTACTGTGCTGATGATGCAATCTTTCTCACTTCATTAATGTCAGCTGGCACTGTTGCTGACCTTATACTCATGAGATTAAGAAAACTTCTCATGGTGGTGTCGACGGAAAGTATAAATTATGAACTCATTGGGGACGGAGCATCAAATACCCCCAAAAAGAAAGATGTTGAAAAGACAAGTGGAAGTTCTCGGAAAGGAAAGAAGAAAACTAGTAGCTCGAAAAAGCTAGTAGCTTCTTCAAAGACATCCAAG GACAATGGAAGCAGTAGCACAGAAAGCCGAAATTCTAGGGTTGTGCCTAAGTCGAACCAGCGTACACCATCTGTTCGAGGCGCTACTATCGGACCTGCTTCTGAAGAAACTCCTTGCAAGGAAATTGCACCAACGCCAGTGGTG GACCAAGCTATCAGGTTAGGTGACTGCAATAATCAATGTaacaaaaagaaaaacaaacgTAAAGGGAAAGCTAAACTCTCTGATCTGATGAGAACTGGGAACCCTGCACCTGGCAAATTGAAAGCAGGCGGTGTTCATGTTTCTGCAGAAGCCATGTCTCCACCTCGTGTCCCATCTCATGTGAAGCCTTCCAGTAATGACAATCCTCAAGCAGCTGATTGCTCTAATTCTTCAAGTACCTATGGTGGAACTGAAGAAAAAGGCGTCAGAAGCAGCAAAAAACTGGAAGATACCTTAGGTTCTTCTATAGTTGTCTCATCAATAAGTACAGAGCATTGTCAGAGTGCACAAAAACCTGATAACTTCAGCATGAATGAGCAAGGGGGATCATGTACTAGTCTAAATGAATCCATGGTCCAACGACCTTTGTGTTCACCTTCCAGAAGTGATAATGTCTTACCAGGTAATCCATGCAGAAACTCTGCTGACTCCTTGGTAAGAACTGCACAGGATAAGGCTGGCTGTGATATAACACAGGGAGTTCTGCACGGACTTGCTCCTGGTGTTGCTGCCGGATACGAGAAACACGTGGATCATAACTCTGTAGTGAAAACCGATAAACTTTTACCATCAGTCATTCCTGCAAACATTCTCCAAAGTGCTCTAAGTGACAATGGCACAGTAATGAAGAACGGCGGAAGTGAATATTATGCATTCAACAGGAACCTACTGGGAGGAACATCATACGAGTGGCCTAGTGTAGCACCTCACTTTGTATCTCCTGAAATGCAACAGCGTCCTGCTGCAGCAGACAGGTTGCATCTTGACGTTGGTTACAGATGGCCTACTCAATTTGACCAGCCTTTCCTACCTGCCAACCATCATCAGGTGAGAAGCTCACCTATTGAAGCTGGGTGCAATCCAATGTTATCCTCTCTGTCAATGCCCCTAAGTTTTGATTGGCCTCCGGTTTTCAGAGGTTATGGTAAATTGACTCAGAATGCTGCATTAAGTTATGATCCAGTGTTTGCTCCACATATGCAGTCTTCTGCCTGGCCTGGGTTTCCTGCTCAACTAATGCAAAGAGGTGGCATTTGTAGTGAAAAAGATAGGAAATATTTTGGTGATAGTGACCCAAGAAACGCATCTGATGTTGGCGATGATGCTGAAAGCTATTGGTGTTCCGAAGAAGAATCAGATGGCCATGCAGTTTCTGGAAGAGATATTAATCAATATTTTGGTGGAGGCGTGATGTATTGGAGTCCTGCAGAACTTGCCGGAACAGGCTTTTCGAGGCCACCATCTCTTAGTTCAGATGACAGTGCTTGGGCTTGGCATGAGGCAGATGTTAGCCGAGTTGTCGACGATCTAGCTGTTGGGATTCCATCAACATATAGTGCGAATGgtgcatcatcaccaccatccacTCCATTCTGTTCCCAAAATGAAACTTCCGATCCTTCCCCTCAGCCTGTTTGTCACGCAAGGGCAGGGACTGACAACAATAATGAAACTTTGCATTCTCCATCTTCCACTCAAGACAGTCCCGAAGATAAGACTACTTCGGCTGCAAAGAGTCCATCTTGTGCCACTGAAATAGTAAAAGGAGATACATTACCATATGCAATGTTGAGGCCAATTGTTGTTCCTAATATATCACGAAGGTTATCAAGATCTGACTTTAGGGGTGGTCATGATCACAGGAGCCCATGTGTGTCTTCGGCCAGGAGAGATATACCTCTTGTAAGAAGACCTCCATCACCAGTGGTACTTAGTGTTCCTCGCGTGCCTCGGCCACCCCCTCCTTCTCCTGTTGGAGAGTCAAGAAAACGTGGATTCCCAATTGTTAGATCTGGCAGCTCAAGTCCAAGGCATTGGGGGATGCGAAGTTTGTTTCCGGATGATAAAATATTCAATAGGGCCCAGTATTGCTTGGATGGTCCTGAAGTTGTTTGGCCTGCATGGGTGAATAAAGGCACTACTACTGGCACACTAGTGCAATCAATTGAGGATACTGTTTTGCAGGACCACCTTGTTAAGATTTCACacctttctcatgatcaacat CCAGATGTTGCAGTTCCTTTGCAACCACCTGATATGTCAAATGGTTCATCTCACAAGGCGTCACTCTGTTTGATGCACAATGCTCTACATGAAGAGATCGATCAATTCTGCAAGCAG GTTGCTGCTGGGAATCTGGTGACAAAGCCCTATATAAACTGGGCTGTCAAAAGAGTCACACGATGCCTACAAGTTCTCTGGCCTCGCTCACGTACAAATCTATTTGGCTCGAATGCCACTGGTTTGGCTCTTCCAACTAGTGATGTAGATCTTGTGGTTTCTCTTCCCCCAGTTCGAAATCTG GAACCTATCAAAGAAGCTGGAATTTTGGAAGGCCGTAATGGCATAAAGGAAACATGCCTCCAG CATGCGGCAAGGTGTCTTGGAAACCAGGACTGGGTTAGGAGTGATTCCCTTAAAACGATTGAAAACACAGCA ATACCTGTGATCATGCTTGTAGCACAAGTACCTTGTGACATAAATATGTCTAGTGAGTACCCTTCTGTTCTGGATAGCTCACAAGAAAATCCAGTCAACATGCTTGGAGAGCAAGGAAGCCCGCCTCGTTCTGATAACTCTAGTTCAGAAGGCAGCAACACGCTTATGTCCTCAAAAATGCATAAGGATGATTGTGACGTTGCACAGTCAATTCGTCTTGATATAAGTTTTAAATCGCCATCTCACACAGGACTCCAGACTACTGAGTTG GTTCGTGAGCTGACTCAGCAATTTCCCGCGGCTTTACCCCTTGCCTTAATTCTGAAGAAATTTTTGGCTGACCGGAGCTTAGACCACCCATATTCGGGTGGTCTAAGCTCTTATTGCTTG GTGTTGTTAATCACTCGTTTTCTTCAGCATGAACATCATCTAGGTCGGCCTATAAACCAA AATCTGGGCAGCCTTTTGATggatttcttgtatttttttgg GAATGTGTTTGATCCACGCCATATGCGTATTTCAATCCAAGGAAGTGGAATTTATTTGAACCGAGAAAGAGGGCACAG CATCGATCCAATTCACATTGATGATCCTCTTTGCCCAGCTAACAATGTGGGTCGGAATTGTTTTCGGATCCACCAATGCATCAAG GCTTTTGCTGATGCTTTTGCTGTTCTAGAGAACGAGCTACTGCAGTTCACTGCAGAAAGTGACATGCCTGCATCATCATTCAGCCTactgaagaaaataattccaagtATTGATTCTAGTGAGTTATAG